Within Oreochromis aureus strain Israel breed Guangdong linkage group 19, ZZ_aureus, whole genome shotgun sequence, the genomic segment GCCCATTGTGCCTCATGAGGTGAGGTTTCCAACCAGTAGAAGACCCTGAGACAAGCGCTAGACCCCTGGAACTAGATCTCGATAAggtgggatggatggatggatggatggatggagggagggagggagggagggatggatggatggatggaagagatggatggatggaaggaagagatggagggatggatggagggatggatggatggaaggaagagatggatggatggagggagggagggatggatggatgtgtggATGAAGCAAAGTGGAAGGAGTtcataaaagacaaaatgaagaGGGGACATGAAGGCACACCTACTCATTCATTTACTAATGAGTCACCAAACCAAATCTCGTATCTCATTCATCAGAACAAAACTCCTCGTTATCCTCGGTGGCCGTCGTCCATCTATGTCACATTACAGGGGCCCATGAATACGGCACATACTGCTCCGTCATGTCTGGCTCTCGTGTCTGGCACCAGGGTAATATCACGTTGATAACGCGGCCTGCGTGTACACCAAGGCTTCTTTTTAATGGCTTCTTATTACATTGGCTGTTAATGTTTGTATGTTGGAAATAATTCCCCACTTCCATACGCATGACCGCACGTGTACACAGACATGATGCTCGTGCCTGCCACACTCCTCTTGCAGGGAGTGGAGGCAGCCAAGTGGAAGGCATATTAGAAAGCAGTGGATATTGATTGTGGCTGGGGACGGTCTGCGCTTTGCATAGCAAATGGCCCCCATTACCATACCATCTCTGGATAATTAATGTGCAGTCAGTAGGCCCGTCGTTCGTTATCGGTCATTCTGATGCTGTTCAATTTTCATCTCAACCTCATGCTTCTCTCTTCCCCGTCCCGCCCTCTTCCTCGCCATGCTCTACTTTATAAATCACGCACAAGAACCCTGGTCAACGAGTGTCTGCTACTATCTCGCCTGAGGGAAGATGCTATCGTGACGCAGCCATCTTGCGTCCTCTCATTATTCCAACATTAGCCAGACACAGAGGCCACAGAAGGCCCTTGAAATTAGCATTTGTGTGGCATTTAAGTCGCAATATAAACCTGCTGTGAGATGTGTGGCATTTAAGGTGTGATACCATCCTGCTGTGAATTAGCATGCTCTTATTTGTTGCTCTCATCTGATATCTTCCTTATGGGAGGGAGCAATTTAACCTTGTTAGGCCCGTATATTGTTGTTGTAAAGGATATGATAAGAAGAATAATTAAGAGTTAAACAAAGGAGTTTGCAATCAGACCGCTGCGTGAATGCCAATGTAATTTTTCTGTGACTTTACTTTGTGTGCAGTACACAGCATAACAATTAGAACCGAGGGTGTTCTGCGGTGTTTGTACTGCAGGATTAGCTTGATATTTGTCGGTATCAATCTGAATGGTAGCTCATAGCTACTCTCAACAAATTTAAAGAGTTCCCTGCAGAATGAATCCTTTCTGCAGACAGAAGGCCTCTATTTTGTGGTTTCTCCTCCCAAGTGTTTGCACAGGTTTAAAAATAGGCAGCTTTACCCCAAGCTGCATCACAGGGATGAGATTTTCGGTCCTAACAGGCCGTGCAGATTGCCATTACTTATGCCTGACAAGCCTACCCTCTGATGTTTCCATGCTGGCCtattttaacaacataagcTGCTGCTGCCGCTCCCGCTGCTACCGAGATGCGAATTTCCAAATTGGCTGAAAAAGCTTGTCCTGGGGTTACAGCGAGGTTCCCAGAATGCATGTGGGCTGCCTGGTCTCCAGCACAGGATAGATAAAATACAGAGTTGTCAGGAAAACATTTTACCTGAGCTTGTTAAGGTCTTAACATCCACCACGTCACTGGGGACCGGTCCAGGGTTAGGGTTCAGGTTGGGTTTTATTTTAGTCACATGCAAAAATTTCTGAAACTAAAGATGTTCCAAACTGGCAAACATTGCACAAAGCCCAATGCTAATCCTAACCTTGGTTGGGTTCCCGATGACCTGGTGGAACGTGTTGCGATCCTCACATTTCCGTGATACTTTCTGTTTACCAAGCTGGTTGAGCTGATTAACTGTCCTAATTCTCTAAAATGAGCTACACTGTGAAACTGTGGAGGATCCTACCGATCGAACAGGTGCAGCTCATACTGAAAACTGTTCAAACACTCGGATTTCTTTTACAAAATGAGGAACCTCACTGAACCAGCTTAAATGCTGCTGTTGTCGTATTGTGTGCATCCGTGTTTGAGAGAATGGCTCACCTTTATGGTAGAAAGGCTTCTTCATACCATCGGGAAGCCGGGCTTTACGCTCAACACCGTAGCCGTGCCGCGGGCCGTGATCTTCATGGCCATACCTCACCCCGTCTCTTCTGGCAGCCTCGGCAGCCATTTTATCCCTCATTGCCTTGGCGCGTTCGGACTCTAGTGCAATAGCCTTCTCTAGCAGGGACAGATTCCCCTTTGTCATGTCAAACACTTCTTCTGATCGGTCCGAGGTCACAGAGGCCGTGTCCTCATCGAAGTCCCGGTGGTGAGCGTGGTACCGGTCGTCGTGTGCACAACTGGAGAAGGCCTTGGAGCGTGGGCTCAGCTGCTCCTCGAGCTTCATGAGATTGTCCATGTCGGAATAGTTCCTATCGAGCATTCGCCTGTCGTCCTGGCTGTTGTGGAAGTCCCCGTAGCCGTGATGCTGGGGCTGTTGATTGGGATCCTCGCATGAGAAGTGATTTTGCTGGGACGGTGCGTTTCGGTCGATGGACTTAGTTTCGCTGAGTTTCCGAGCGAGGTCGAAGCACTGGTTCCGTAGACACTCCAGACTGCTCAAACACACCTCCTCATCGCTGTTTTCTATTTGGCCATTACTGGTGGTCTTAACTTGTCCATTACCACCGTTGTGCGCATTTACCCCATTGTTCGTGCAGTCAATCGCATCCCCGTTGTCGGCCGTGCCGTCCTCGAACTCCTGTCCGTCCAAGTTGTCGGACAGCACGGCGCCGTGACCCTGTGCCAGCAGTTTGAGAGAGTCCACCGTTTCCCGAACCACGTCACTGTCGACGTCCAAACTCAGATCGCCCCTCTGAGTTTCATCCCCttccccttcttcttcttcctcctcttcctcctcctcttcctcctcctcttcctcttcctcctcctcttcctcctcctcctcctcttcttcctcctcctcttcatcttcagCACTGTTAGAGGAGTTGCTGTTCATCTCAGACTCCGTCATGGCACGGTTGGCAGCGTCTTCTGCGATCTTGCCCAGGTTCAGGAGTGACTTGGCCACAAGTTCGTCGTAGTTTTCATACTCGTCGTTGTTGTTGTCGTCTTTCTCCGCCATCGGGCCGGATTTGGAATTGCTGCTGCCTCCGCCTCCACCGCCATCGCCCTCGGCCCCCTCACCGCTGCTCATCTGATCGTCCTCTGTTGGAAAGAAAGAACAAGCGTCTTGTAATTTCATTTCCGTCATTCTATTTTACTGCTAAATCAGATTTCTGGGCTTGGTTCATCTAAATTGGATAAGGAACTCTTTGCTTCCCCTAATAATTTACTTTGAGAGTCTTAACAGCAGCTTGTGTTCTGAATTGTGAATCAGCACAGGAAGTTAAATGCAGTGGTTTGGGAAAATTCCAGAGAAAGATGCTCTGCTAAATGAGACTCTATCAAACAGGTACTACGTCTGTTTTACCCCTTTCCCTACCTCTCTTAATTTACAGGTCCTCTGATTATCCTTTAACACCCACCACATCACCAGTGAGCTGCTTAGGGTTAAGGTTAGGTTTTCATCTATgcctttatatgtttttttcatctgtTAGCCCAGCTGTGAGAACACAGTGAGACACCTTGTTTCAAAGGTGGCGTTGGCTACTTTTTCAAACAATGCTTACTTAGCATtaacttagcagtccaactctCACTCCAAATGATTCCCTGGTGAAAGTTAGCCACAGGTGggaaagactttttaaaaaatatgtatctgttataatgattattttctttgttatttggCTCAAAAATGACATATACCAACCTACCAACCTTTTCTTATACAGGGTTACGGTTGGCGGCTTGGGGGTTGCCATCAGTGAAGACTTAGACCTCAGAGTATCAAGAGGGTGATGATATCGCTCGATAATTCTTTAAATATTCAGTCTGTAGTGTGAAAACCGAAAGCATGTGGAAAATCATTGCATTACTGTGAACATTTATCACAGGAAAGTCTAAAATCTAAGAGATAAAATGTTCCCTGTGCACCACCATAAACCCCAAACAGCAGCTATTCATCGTGCGCCTGTAAAGTTCCTTTTTTCATTcaatcaacaacatctttagaattCCTTTCAGTGCCTAATTGATTCTGACAGACTGCGAAAGGTTACTGAACCTCTTCTGTCAGTAATTTCAAGCACTCACTCCTGGAGCACTTCCAATCTCTCCTTTCACATTTCCGCCCCGAGCCGCCAAGAGCACATCGCTCACATTGGCGTCACATTTGCCACTTACATTCCTGCAGAGAAAATGAACCCACAGGCTCACACAGACCGATATCTAATGAGAGATTTCATCACTTTTGGTGCAAACGAGCAaggcaaaaaaataatattaataataataacaataattatagAAAACAATAGAACATAATGGAAAAAGCATGTAATTAGTGATGCAGACTGTTTCATTAGTGATGAAATATTAATTACTGCTGGGTTCAAAGACTTAATTGTAATCAAAACAATGatatgaattttgttttttttccaaggaGGTCGAGCTATAAAGGAGGAGATCTACATTTTCATACAATGGGGGGTCAGAAGGAAAACATTTATGCATCAGCTGTGCGACTTGAAGAACCTACTGTCAGTTTTTCTGAAGACTACATGAAATCAGCTGTAAACAACTTCTACAATGGTTGCATGACGTTGATATCTCCATCACTGATATCCTGCGTTTGGCGTGACGATGCTGAATGTTCTTAGCTGACGGATTTACGTCCAAACATTTTTGCTCACCTCGTTTCAGACCGACAGCCTAAAACCCGCTGACTGCAATCACAGCCACATGTTCAAAATGGTGACTGGTTCATTCTGGATTTTAGACGTTGTGTAAAGGTGAAAGGTAACCATGACTTTCCACACATACACTGCCTTCcctgcacaaacacacttaGGAGCTAACGAGAGCAGCACAGTGTCGCTGCTTCGGAGCGAGAAGAGTCACGAATGACCAGCCTTTGACAGTGCAAGACTGCTTATTCTGCACCAGAAGTTTCATTTTTGATCGCATGGAAACAGTCTGAAGAGCAATCAAGGTGCACAAAAGGGACGTGAAAGAgattaaacaggaaacagagtaGTGGTGTTGGGTGACGCTCCAGAACAGCGCCCGTATTTGCCCAGCGACAGAAAGAGGTTTCTGCTTTCCTTCTGCAGACTTAAATGCAGGAAGTCCTTCCACTCCAATAAAAATCATGATGATTATAGAGAAGGGTTTGGCAACAACAGCACACGGCAGCATGCAAAGCACTTATCAAAAATACATGGTAATCAGGCAGTAGCCACAGAGCGCGAGGGAGAGGCTGCTGACAGGCTGACGAGGCGGTGGCAACAGTCCACGGTCTCATTGTTAAGGATAAGACCTCGGCTGTGGGCTCTAATGAACACCAGTCTGCAGAGATGTTTTCACATGGCTGCCGAGATGCCACATCAACACGTTGGGTGGGTAGAGCTGCGCGCCAAGCAGGGTTAACACACTCCTCTCTCTGAGCTTCACTCTTAATTGGACTTGAAGGCACTGTCAGGTCCAATCGTGATGCGGGGGTGCAAAGCTGAATCTGCTGGAGAGAAACCTGCCAGATCTGGTGTTGGGCACGCCAGGCGGGGGGGAGACGAGATAACATATGGGGCAGGAGTTTCTCAAATCCCAGTCCCAAACCAGGGGcgatgtttttgtattttatccaAATGAAAGGCAACATTCAGCTGAACCTGGGGCTCAGAAGCTTTTCAAATGAGGAAATAATCGTTTTCCAAAATAATCCGGCTGCCGTTTGAGTAATTTAACATGATTTAGTTCCTTTTAGCCTCTGTCCTAACGATGAAGGTCAAACCATTTCAATGGggaataactgaaaaaaggcGACTCCATCAATTTAGATCATTTATCCATAATTAGAAGAAgcaattaatattattattttttttttaaaaggaactcgctgaaaaaaatcaataaaccaACCGATAATTTGGTCTCAGAGCAGCTGCAGTAAAGGCTCTGAAAATAATATGCAAGGAAAAGgtgcaaatgaatgaatgacatTAACAAAGCATATTAGTGAAATAACTAATCACTGTAGGAATAACAGGCTGTGTGGATCGGACTGTCGGCGCACATCTTCATCTTGCTCCAATGCAGAGGTCTGCGTTGGAGCTTCACCTGTACCTGCCCAACACTACGACATTACAGCCATCACAACCGCAAACAGAACAAgtgctgcattaaaaacaatagAAACAGTAAATGGAACCatttttatgagtagaaaatatAAACTCTTACCCTACAAATACACTCTTATTTCTGCGTTTGGCAGTGGATTTGGTTAGCTGAGCACAGCAACCGCTGCTAATCTGGCTTTGACTGAAGGGACGCACTTCCTGAGATGTTCACCATGATTCAGCAACAATTTATCCTCCACAAACTCATCACAGTTGTGCACTGGTTGgattttaaacacataaagctttttgtatttcagtttttgagTTGAAATGCAAAGACAGCATCTTCACCTGCATTCTTTCTGGTGGCCAGCAGAGGGCGACTTGTCTGACTGTAGAGAAGTCTATATGAAAGCGAGCCTGCTGGCGGCCTCACATCTGAGCTCAGTAAACACTGTTCTGATACGTTTCTGGTCTCAGTCGCTGGTTTAAAGTCTTACTGAGTAAAACATGATGCTTATTTTGTAGTTTATGTCTTAACTGAGTGGAAAAAAGGAACAATAAAGGTGGGTATGCTGCAGGTCGCTTTAATGCCCATGCTATGAGTATTGCTCATTTGGCATAGTTCAAAATAACCAACAGGGCAATGATGGGAACACAGTGCCTGCATTCGTTAATAATCTTCCTGCCATGATCAGCCTTTGTGCTGAGTGAAATTTTAACCTTCCACTTACGGTACTACAGAAACACTAAAATGTTATTTCTTCAAACACATGCTTTGTTAGCTGTCACACCTGTTGATGGCTGTATTTGCTACAGGTTTGTAGCATTAGCATCAGAATTTCCTGCAAATTCCATGGGAACAAAATGCTGAATAACATCTGCATCCGACACTGGTAAAGTTACTGGCTGCCTTCACTCGCCACTGACTTTTGGTTACATGCATAACCTCGGTTGCAGCTTTGAGCCGGGCAAACGTGTTCCAGCTGTTTGGACCTGGTGCTGGTCTTTTTGGGATGGAAATGCATGGAACCAGTTCTAGATCAGGCACCGTGTCCACTGGACCTGTGTGCTAcagggcagcggtccccaatccccgggccatggaccggtaccggtccgtgagtcgtttggtaccgggctgcgagagtttgaaatgtatggttttcagggtttttatcgtgaACTCGGTTtctctgggtcttttcccgtgttgtagtcgtgtcttattttgaatgtttatgtttacacattaccatagcgaccagagagcattaaggggcagagaggaggatgttactctcaatgttgttggcatatttcaggaggacgctgctaataaagttacacaattacacagtgaattcatgttttttattattatatttacaaaatgccACAGTTTTCGTCtcggtcgtatcattttattttgttgtatttatctgccacaccttaaaggccgctccgtgaaaatattgtgtgacattaaaccggtccatggagcaaaaaaggttggggaccgctgctgtaggATGTGTTTCCACTGTGACAAGGTTTCTATGACCAGTCGAACTAGCCTACATTTTGACAGGCTTGATAACTGTGTGGATACTTTATGTCATGGAGGACAGAGTCTGTGTGCTGCATCTGTGAATCACTGATGAGTTTCTTCCAGTCGCCCCTCCCACATAATGTTTTAGGGGTGGAAATGCACAGAACCGGATCAAGATCTCCATGACATTAGAGGAGTCACCTCCTGTGAGGCAGGCCTATGGTGTGAAACTGATAACTGGCACAACCTCCCACCTCAAACACAATGATGGGagttgttgtgcagcagtaAGCTGCTGTCTGCTTTGTGGCACCAGCACCAATCGTCATTCACTGTAAATATGTGGGGCCGGCTCTGGACCGGCACAGCCGCTGCTTCAGTGGAAAGTGACATTAAAAAGTGCCTTTAAACCCTTCACTGAAGGTACTCTTACCCATTATGCCTAACGCGTTATATCAATAGTTaatcatcaataacaataacaggTGGAAATGACGGTGCTCTCACCTTGCCCTTGATTCTgttctccttcctcctcctctccgtCTTCATAATCCACCTCTTCtactccttcctcctcctccacctcttccGCCTCCACCACCCTCCCTTCATcaccctcctcttcttcttcctgctccacctctacctcctcctcctcctctgcttcctCTTCCCCCTCTCCATCCCCTGTCTCCACCTCCCCGTCCTCATGCTCCATTTGCTCTACATTGTAGTCCATGTAGGCTTctacctcctcctcttcctcctcctccacttccccctcctcttcctcatcctctacggctccttcctcctcctcttcctcccggTCGTCCATCTCCTCGGTTCCGTCCGTCTCGTAGCACTCCTCCATTGTGGAGTTGTCCATGTCATCAAGGTAGGTGCTCCTCTTGGGGGACGTTTCCAGGGTTTGTCTGTCTATGCTCTTCCTCTTCTTGGCCAGAGGGCAGCCGTA encodes:
- the LOC120434946 gene encoding myelin transcription factor 1-like protein is translated as MEVDADDKRHRTRSKVPVDPALTELFSVYGCPLAKKRKSIDRQTLETSPKRSTYLDDMDNSTMEECYETDGTEEMDDREEEEEEGAVEDEEEEGEVEEEEEEEVEAYMDYNVEQMEHEDGEVETGDGEGEEEAEEEEEA